In Acinetobacter wanghuae, the sequence TTAAGGGCTTAACCAAAGCGATGCTGACAGGTTTAAATCAACTTTTAGCGCAAGATACGGCCACGCAACAACGTTTTATTACACTTGGTATTAACGCGCAAAAAACGCAAGTGTTAGGAAATATCAAATTTGATATTACGGCACCGCAAAGCTTCGTGGAACGTGTAGCTTCATTAAAGCAAGAATGGGACTTACAAGGCCGACAAGTCATTTTATTGGCAAGTACTCATGCACCTGAGGAAAAGGATCTCTTAGCCGCATTGAAGCCGCATTTGCAAAAGAATCCAAAGCTGTTATGTATTGTCGTACCACGCCATCCTGAACGTTTTGATGAAGTTTTCGCAGCAGCGCAAGCTTTAGACTTAGATACACAACGTCGTAGTTTAGGGCAAAGTATTCAAACTGATACGCAAGTGTATTTAGCCGATTCGATGGGTGAAATGTGGCTTTGGTATGGTTTGAGTCAGGTGTGTTATGTCGGTGGTTCTTTAAATGAACCAGGTGGTGGACATAATATATTAGAACCGATTGCGCTCAATGTGCCGACCTTATTGGGCAAAAACTATTTTAACTTCCAAACCATCGTCGATGAGTTTGTTGCAGCCAATGCGGTTGAAGTCGTGACTGATGCCGATCAAGCAGTTCAGGTCATGATGGATGTGTTAGATAACCAGTCGAAAGCACAAGGGTTGAATGCGGCTGCACAGGTGATCATGCAGAAGAATCAAGGTTCACTGCAAAAGCATATTCAGGTGATTGATCAGTATCTTTAGCCTATATGTTTGTACCCCAATATCCATATAGATATTGGCGGAGTCATTGCATTATTAAGCAGCTTTTTGAAGCTCCTATTTTACTTTTGTTTCGGCAAAAGTAACAAAACCATTTGTCATCCACAAAACTCGTGTAATAGCGTCTTTTATTTGTTTTGATCGCAAAAACATGAGTATGCGAATAGAGTTCTGACTCAGACAGTTGTGGATGACCTTATCACGGATTCTATCTCGGGATAAATTGAGTAAATTGCTATGAATATTGTCCTTTTAGACCCTCGCCAAACCGAATCTGAGCTTTGGTCAATTAGCTCAAAACGTCAGCTTGAACATTTACGTCAGCATGTTGATGTACAAGTCGGGGATACCTTAAAAGTCGGTATTCGTGAAGGGAAGCGTTATCTAACTCAAATTGTTGAAATCACCGATCAAGTCATTCGTATTCAGTCCATCCAAGAAGAATCTGTGCCGAAAAAACTTCCCGTGACTTTGATTGTGGCTTTACCCCGCCCCAAGGTTTTACGTCGTTTAATTATGGATGCCGTGACCATCGGCGTTGAAAAAATTATTTTACTGCATAGTTATCGCGTGGAGAAAAGCTATTGGCAAAGCCCATTTCTACAACAACTTGATCAATATATAACGCTCGGCTTGGAACAGGCAGGGGATACCATTGCACCTAAAATTGAGCTGTATAAACGCTTTAAACCTTTTGTTGAAGATGTCCTGCCAACATTGATTTCAGAAAATTATCCGGCTTATGTGGCGCATCCTTATGTGGATGCCAAAATGCCATACGCGATTGAGCATGGTTGTAGTGTGATTATTGGTCCTGAGGGTGGGTTTATTCCATATGAGATTGATTTACTCATTAAAAACGGCTGCCAAGGGGTAAGCCTAGGCAACCGTATTCTTCGTACTGAAACTGCAATTTCTTATGTTTTAGGACGATTATTTAGCGCGAGCTGATTCTTGTGCTTGCTCGCCATGTTCACCACGATACACTTTCACTTCCTGTACAGGGTACGGAATCGAAATGTTATGTTCCGCAAAGGCTTGAATCACACCTTCTTGTACCGTGCTAATTGAGCCAGAAGTCGTGATTTCAGTGGTATCCACCCACCACATTACTTTAAGGTTGATTGAGAAATCAGCCAAAGTAATGACATTTACGCTAAAGGCAGGCTGACTTAAAATCGACTGGTCTTTATCTAAAATTGCCAACACGATATTTTTGGCTTTTTGAATATCATCTTCATAACCAATACCCACCACGAATTCACAGCGACGACGTGTATAAGCTGTAATAACCGTTACAGGGCTGGTATAAACCGTCGCATTTGGAATCACGATACGTTTACCATCAGGTGAGCGTAAGAAGGTCGCACGAATTTGAATATCTTCAACCGTACCTTCCATGCCCGATACCACAATGTCATCGCCAATTTTGAACGGTTCACCGAGCAAAATCAGAATACCAGAGAGTAAGTTCTGGAAAATATCTTTAAACGCAAAACCGATTGCAACCGAACCAATCCCCAAGGCACTCATCAATTGCCCTGGTGTAAAGCCCGGAATCGCAATGACCATGGCAATTAAAAAGCCAAGGAAAATAATCGCCGAACTACCGACACGATTTAAGACAAGTACTAAGTTTTGCTTGGTATAGCTACGTTCTGCAAATGCTTTACGCACAAAGAATTTGAAGAGTTTTGATAAGAAATAGAAGATGGTAAAGAACACCAACGCAATACAAATATACGGTAAGCGTTCCCAAAAACCATCAATAAATTTATCAACAGTCGAGTAAGCATCGTTATATTTTGCAGTGTGTTCGAGCACAGTTTGTGCCGTTTTTTCAGTCGCGTCATGCAAAAGCTGAGATGTGCCTTCAGTCACATCGCTTAAAGCATTCGATTGTTCAGCCACGTAAGTTCCGAATGTAAAATTTTAGATATTTTGCCTGAAATTGTATAAAAAAATAAGCGTACTTCACATCCTTGTGCATTTCAGCAACACTTATCAGCATCTCGAGTGATAAAAAAACAAAATTGCTTAAATAATCTACGACGAAAGCATGATTGTTGCATTTGAAATAAGCAGTACATACTGCGATGATACAGATATAAAAAATCAAAAATGTAGCACGACCTTTCGAGATGAAAGGCGATAAGATCAAGGAATCAGAATATGAAAGAGATCTATCCAGTACCCGCAGAATTTAAAAAAACAGCACGAACCAATGACGCTGAATATTTTGAACGTTATCAAAAATCCATCGATGACCCCGAAGCTTTTTGGGCGGAACAAGCTCAGCGTTTAGATTGGATAAAACCCTTTACCCAAGTTAAAAATAGCAACTTCAATAAAGACAATTTTAAAATTGAATGGTTTGCCGATGGTCAGCTCAACTTAAGCGCCAACTGCTTAGATCGTCATTTAAAAGAACATCCTTATAAGCCTGCGATTATTTGGGAAGGGGATCATCCTTCGCGGCATAAAATTATTTCTTTTGCAGAATTACATGATGAAACCTGCCGTTTCGCCAATGTGCTAAAAAAATATGGCATTAGCAAAGGCGATCGTGTGGTGCTGTATATGCCAATGATCTCTGAAGCAGCCATTGCGATGCTCGCTTGTGCCCGGATTGGTGCAGTGCATTGTGTGGTGTTTGGTGGTTTCTCACCAGACTCACTGGCAAGTCGTATTGAAGATAGCCAAGCCAAAATGATCATTACTGCTGACTCAGGTATGCGGGGTGGTAAGCCGATTCCACTCAAAGAAAATGTCGATGCCGCGTTAAAAATTTCAGGAACAGAATCCGTTGAACATGTAATTACAGTACATCGCACGGGTAATTCTATTGAAATGAAGCCAGACCGCGATTTGTGGTATCACACGGAAATTATGACCGTTACGGATGACTGTCCGCCTGAACCCATGAATGCTGAAGATCCATTATTTATTTTGTATACCTCAGGCTCAACAGGAAAACCCAAAGGGGTGTTGCATACTACAGGCGGCTATTTAACCTATGTGAATTCGACCTTCCGTGAAGTATTCGATATTAAGCAAGACGATGTATTTTGGTGTACTGCTGATGTGGGTTGGATTACTGGGCATTCTTATGTGCTATATGGACCGCTTTCCAATGGTACAACCACGGTGATGTTTGAGGGCGTACCACAGTATCCAACTTGGGCGCGGACCGGACATATTGTCGATAAACATAATGTCACGATTTTATATACAGCACCGACTGCCATTCGCGCCATGATGCGAGAAGGCGACGCCTTTGTGCGTGAAAGTGATCGGAGTAGTTTACGTCTACTCGGCTCAGTCGGTGAACCGATTAATCCAGAAGCATGGAACTGGTATTACTCTGTGGTGGGCGAAAGTCGTTGTCCTGTAGTCGATACATGGTGGCAAACCGAGACAGGTGGCATTTTAATTAGCCCATTACCGGGTGCAACGGATCTTAAACCGGGTTCAGCAACGCGTCCTTTCTTTGGCGTCCAACCTGCAATTGTGGATGCAGAAGGTAACGAACTTGAAGGTGCGGTTGAAGGGAATTTAATTATTAAAGATTCTTGGCCGGGACAAATGCGCACGATTTGGGGTGATCCTGAACGTTTTATTGAAGCCTATTTCTCGAC encodes:
- the acs gene encoding acetate--CoA ligase translates to MKEIYPVPAEFKKTARTNDAEYFERYQKSIDDPEAFWAEQAQRLDWIKPFTQVKNSNFNKDNFKIEWFADGQLNLSANCLDRHLKEHPYKPAIIWEGDHPSRHKIISFAELHDETCRFANVLKKYGISKGDRVVLYMPMISEAAIAMLACARIGAVHCVVFGGFSPDSLASRIEDSQAKMIITADSGMRGGKPIPLKENVDAALKISGTESVEHVITVHRTGNSIEMKPDRDLWYHTEIMTVTDDCPPEPMNAEDPLFILYTSGSTGKPKGVLHTTGGYLTYVNSTFREVFDIKQDDVFWCTADVGWITGHSYVLYGPLSNGTTTVMFEGVPQYPTWARTGHIVDKHNVTILYTAPTAIRAMMREGDAFVRESDRSSLRLLGSVGEPINPEAWNWYYSVVGESRCPVVDTWWQTETGGILISPLPGATDLKPGSATRPFFGVQPAIVDAEGNELEGAVEGNLIIKDSWPGQMRTIWGDPERFIEAYFSTYPGMYFTGDGARRDKDGYYWITGRVDDVLNVSGHRLGTAEIESALVAHESVAEAAVIGMPHDIKGQGICAFVTLQAGVESTDLLRRELIHWVRKILGPIATPDALHWAPALPKTRSGKIMRRILRKIAANELDSLGDTSTLAEPQVVDALIEEVKRNNS
- a CDS encoding mechanosensitive ion channel family protein — its product is MAEQSNALSDVTEGTSQLLHDATEKTAQTVLEHTAKYNDAYSTVDKFIDGFWERLPYICIALVFFTIFYFLSKLFKFFVRKAFAERSYTKQNLVLVLNRVGSSAIIFLGFLIAMVIAIPGFTPGQLMSALGIGSVAIGFAFKDIFQNLLSGILILLGEPFKIGDDIVVSGMEGTVEDIQIRATFLRSPDGKRIVIPNATVYTSPVTVITAYTRRRCEFVVGIGYEDDIQKAKNIVLAILDKDQSILSQPAFSVNVITLADFSINLKVMWWVDTTEITTSGSISTVQEGVIQAFAEHNISIPYPVQEVKVYRGEHGEQAQESARAK
- a CDS encoding 3-deoxy-D-manno-octulosonic acid transferase codes for the protein MATPFWYNAALTLIKPLYQSRIRKRAESPEQLQQELLERFGPFQTPNNKNAMWFHVVSVGETNAAQPLIEHYLKLGQPVLVTNTTKTGQARAKSLFLKAPYLDLFQAVYLPADQTALIQDFYQKYQPKLLLLMETELWPNLIDQAKNFAVPCILLNARLSEKSAKGYGKVKGLTKAMLTGLNQLLAQDTATQQRFITLGINAQKTQVLGNIKFDITAPQSFVERVASLKQEWDLQGRQVILLASTHAPEEKDLLAALKPHLQKNPKLLCIVVPRHPERFDEVFAAAQALDLDTQRRSLGQSIQTDTQVYLADSMGEMWLWYGLSQVCYVGGSLNEPGGGHNILEPIALNVPTLLGKNYFNFQTIVDEFVAANAVEVVTDADQAVQVMMDVLDNQSKAQGLNAAAQVIMQKNQGSLQKHIQVIDQYL
- a CDS encoding 16S rRNA (uracil(1498)-N(3))-methyltransferase, which codes for MNIVLLDPRQTESELWSISSKRQLEHLRQHVDVQVGDTLKVGIREGKRYLTQIVEITDQVIRIQSIQEESVPKKLPVTLIVALPRPKVLRRLIMDAVTIGVEKIILLHSYRVEKSYWQSPFLQQLDQYITLGLEQAGDTIAPKIELYKRFKPFVEDVLPTLISENYPAYVAHPYVDAKMPYAIEHGCSVIIGPEGGFIPYEIDLLIKNGCQGVSLGNRILRTETAISYVLGRLFSAS